From the genome of Haloplanus vescus:
CGTACTCGACCTGAGAGAGCGTCTTCTGGCACTTGTTCGCGCCGTCTTCGACCAGTTCGTCGAAGAAGGCCTCGGACCGGACGTACGCCTCGAACGTCTCCGGGTAGTACGAGACGGTCGTCAGCGTGTCGTCGAGGTCGGCCTCGCCGGCGACGACGTCGTCGAGTGTCTCCAAGAAGTGGAAGAACGTGAACTCGAGTTCCCGGTCGGGGTACTGGGAGCGCCAGTGTGTGAGATACAGCAGCGCCTGGAAGTTCGGTGAATCGCTGGGTGGGTCGAGCGCCGAGTTCGTGACGATTTGGGACGCGCTCTTTCGACGCCCGCTCTTGTGGTCGACGAGCTGCGACGGCGAGTGAATCAGGTCAATTTTGCCCTTGACCCCCAGGTCGTCGTTCTCGAACCACCGTTCGGTGACTGGCGAGTCGACGGGTCGGTCGAAGCGTTCGGCGAAGGCGTTGGTTCCCCAGTCGCTCGTGGCGGTGAGGAACTCGCCGTCGACCGGCGCGTTCTCCTCGAAGAACGCGACGATGGTCTCCAGGCCTGCGCGATACTTCGTGCGACGCGTCGCCTCGTCGACCGACCGGACGAACGGCCGCGTCTCGTCGAGAACGTGTTCGACGGCGTCGTCGATGACCGCCTCGTCAACGAACTCGGGGTGGGTGACGTAGAACTCGGCGAAGTCGTGGAAGAGGTTCCCCTCCCGGAAGTAGTCCTTGTCCGGGCCGTCGACGAGTCGACCGAAGAAGTGGTCTCGCGGCGAGTTGACGTAGGTACTCAGGCTGGACTGGCTAATCGCCGACACTTCGGTGGTGGTGGCATCGACCGGTCTCTTCTCGAAGCCCTCGCCGGTTCGGTCGAACCGTCGGGAGTGGGTCTGGGAGTCGAGGTCGCTGAAGCGCTCGAACTCCTCGTCGAGCAGTTCCTCGAAGTAGAGACACGGCGTCACCGGCGACCCGCCGTTCGCGTCCTGGACGAGGTAGTATTGCGTGGCCCCACTCTGGAGGAGCAGTTGGAACTGCTGGATATTGCGGGTGTACTGGGCATCTCGGTCGACCCACGGTCGGCGCGGAGCGGAATGAGTCCAGTCCTCATCTAGGCCCAGATAGAAGACGACCGGGCGGTCGACGTAGGCGGCGGATTTCGCGTCGGCCAGTAGCACGCCCTCGTTCTCGCGGTCGACCGGAACCTCGTAGCTCTGGAGGTAGAACACGAGTCGGTCGACAGCGGGTTCGGTCGCTGGCGTGTCGTCGATGCCGAGCGTTTCGAGCTCGTCACGGAACGCGTCGAGCCGACGGCCGGTGCGGCCCTCGAAGCTGCCGAGTGCCTCGGTGAACGTACGGTCCGAAATCCGGTCACAGAAATCGACGACCCAGTCGAGTGCCGGGTCGTCGAGCTCGTAGAGGCGCTTCTCGTCGTGTTCGACGTCGACCGCGCTGTCGAGTCGTGCGAGGAGGGGCCGTATCTCGCCGATACGGGTGTCGGTCCCCCCGTGTGCGGCGCGAAGCAACTGGACGAACGCGCGGTGGTCGGGGTCGTCGACGAATCCGGGCCCACCGTAGAACGGGATATCGGCGGCTTCGAGCGCCGACTCGACGAGTGCCGAGAATTCGCTTCCTTGGTCAAGCACCACGGCGACGTCGTCGGCGTTCTCCCGCGTGACGGCATCGACGACGGTGTCGACGATGGCCGTCGAGGAGTCGAAGATGTGGAACGGTGGCCGGTCGAACGCTCGGTCGTCGAAGGTGTCGTACGTGTCGTACTCGTCGGGGAGAATCGAGCGTTCCAACTGGGTCAGTTGGTCGTAGCCGACGACCGCCACGTCCTGGTCGTCGTCGATGCGGTACTCGGTGAGTTGGCTCGACGTCGTCTCCAGGTCGGCGATGTACTCGACCGCTTGGCGCGTGGCGTCGTCGACGTACGCGTCGTAGTCGAGAATCGCGTCGAGTCGCCCCTGATGCTCCCAGCACTGGAGGATGTTCCCGATGGCGTAGGCGCCGCGCTTCCAGTCGATGTCGGTCTCTTCGACGAGTTCGAGGAAGGCGATGCGGTCCTCGGCCTCTTCCCGGCGCCCCGCTGCGAGACGGCGGGGCGTAATCGCGAACGCGCCGAGATGTGGCCGGTCGAGGCGACGATTCAACGCGCTGGCAAGCGGCGCGTCCGGGACGACGACGAGGTCGTACTCGGCGATGTCTTCGTACAGGTCGTCGACCGGCTTGGCCCGGGGAAATGGCACGGGGGATAGAGTCAGCTGTCGAGTAATAAAGGTTCATAGAGGACCGAAGTCGTGATTCGTCGAAACCCGCATCATAAACGTCCAGTCCCGCGGCTTGAACCAGTCCCACGTCGTGGATGAGTACGGGTCGTCGTGAGAGCAGCCAAAATCTAAGAGTCCGGTGAATTCAGGCGATTGAAGACAGGTATGAACAGAATAACTAACAACGGCCCCATAAGTCCAAATATCACCGAAGGGATTGCGAGCACGACTTCCAGTAGCGAGTGTTCTGCGACTATCGAACCGAGCTCTTCGACCATGCCTGTCGGACCGCCCACGTAAAAGACGAGTAGCGTGGACGCGATAACGATACCATATCCCTTCACAACGACTGCTGGCCAATTCAATCCGATAAGACCACCAGTTACGCCGACAGCGACGATGGCTGCGATGGTCACAATCATATGAATACCACCCACCGTATCGAGTACCGTACTAAGAACGTAGAGGTAGGCAACCACGAATCCTACCGGGATGACGAGATGATAGAGGGTGAAAGCTAACACAATCTCGATAACCCCACCTCCTGCCGAGGGATTGGGTCCGGGTGACTCAGTTATATCGTGGTCGTGCTGACGATTGTGGCACTCTCGACACAGCGTCGTCAAATTCGACAGGTCGTGCGAACCACCTTGGGATATCGGGACCCGATGATGTGCGTGGAGTTCGAGATTCCCGTGTGGTCCACCCCCTCTGCCACATAACTGACAGGTGTAATTATCGCGCTGATAGACGCGTCGTCGTCGCTCGTCCCAATCTGGTGGGTAGTTTCCTCTCGCCATTCTTTGTCCTCACGTAGACTGGAAATTCCGACGCTCGTCGTCGAAGGCTCAATTTCCATATCTAAAATTCCCTCGGTTAGAGATGTCAATAATATTTGACGAGTGCCTACCACCCCACGCTTTTCCCGAAAGTAGTCGTTGTGTCTCGTATGAATCGGAATCGAGCCCGCGGAATTTTACTCGGGCTAGCGTGCGGGGATGCGCTTGGTCGGCCAGTCGAGTTCTCGTCGGCGGCGGCAATCGAGACCGAACACGGACGGCTCGACGAGATGGTCGGACACGGAACGTGGAACCAGCCCGCGGGCACGATCACCGACGACACCGAGCAAGCGCTCTGCATCGCGCGAAGCCTCGTCGAACGGCAGGAGTTCGACCCGACGGACATCGCTGACCGGTTCGTCGCGTGGTTCGACAGCGGTCCGTTCGACATCGGGCGGATGACGATGAGGTCCCTCAGTCGCCTCAAGCAGGGCGACGAGTGGGACGAAGCCGGTCAACGTGTCTGGGAGGACAGTCTCGAGGGACAGAACGCAGGCAATGGGAGCGTGATGCGGTGTGCGCCGCTCGCTATCCCCTACGCAACTGACCGACCTAGACTCGTGGCGGTGAGTCGGCAGTCCTCTCAGATTACGCACGCTGACCCGCGGTGCACGTACGGCTGTGCGATACTGAATCTCACGCTAGCCGGTCTACTCGACGGGGCGAACTTCCCGTTACGGGATGCGCTTGACGATGTCGGTTCGGAGGCGCCCGCCGAGCTCGTAGCAGCGCTCGAACCACTCGCTGGTGGGGACGCACCGGAGACGCTGGAGACGTCTGGGTACGTCGTGCACTCGCTGCAGACGGCCCTCCACGACGGGCTATTCGCGGAGAGTGCCGAGGACGCGATTGTGACTGCCGTGAATCGTGGTGGTGATACTGATACGATTGGTGCGATTGCGGGGGCGGTCGCTGGGGCACGGTTCGGTGCAGCGGCGCTTCCGGACGGCTGGCTGCGCCCTATCGACGAGGCTGACGAACTCGAAACACTGGCGGAGCAACTCGTAGAGAGTGCGTAGTGTGTCCCCGTTTTGATCGGGACTGGACGGCGGACGTGAATCCGCATCCTCCTGGGACTGTGCCGCGTATGTCACTGAGCACACGAAACCAATCACGAAATCGACGTGACCACTACTCGGCGGCGGTATCCGTGTCTCCTGTCGTCTCGTCTGGTGGGTCACCGTCGGGACGTGGCATCGAGCCGAGTCCGTGAGCAGTCGTTATCTCCGCGGTGATATGGTCGCCGTGGGCGAGTTCCGAGAGCCCCACGCGGACGAGATGGATGGTCGCTATCAGCAACAGCGGGCCCAAGAAGACGCCGTACCAGTTGAACAGGAGTCCGCCGAAGATATACGAGAACATCATCGCCCCCCTGTGAGTGCTCTGACCGGCGAAGGCCGGCCGAACGACCATGATGGGGAACAGGTCGAGGACGAGGAGTGCAACGACAGCCACGACGATGGGAAACCAGAGTGTTTGCGGGTCCGACTCTATCGCTACCACCGCGAGATACGCTGTCGTCGGGATATACACGATTTTCCCCACGACGATGGGGACGAGCGTCGCCACGCCCGTCAGAAGGGCGAGGACGTTGGGAATGGGAATCTTCAGTCCCGGCGGGGCGAGGACGTTGAGTCCGTTGTAGACACCCAAGGCGAGTAGCGCCACGACGACCACGGTACGGATGTTCCCGAAACACACTACCTGAAAGTCACGGTCGACGAGCGACGCATAGGTCGAAAGTGCCGAATCGTGCCCCACTTCGTCGTGGAACCAGTTCGCAATGCGATCACCATCCCGGAGCAGGTAGAACGCCAGAGCGATGGCCAGCGAGAAGTGCAGGACGAACGTCGCGATTGGTCCCAAGACGTCCCCGCCGGTGCTGATAACCTCGGTGAGCGATGCAACGTCGAACGACGAAACGTACGTCCTCGGGGAGTCTATCGCCCGTTCCAGTTCTGTAGTGGGAATCGGTAAGACCCACGCGACGACTTGGGCACCTGCTCCAGCGTATCGCTCGAGTTCCCTCACGGCGAGAAACAGCAGGTAGCCAGTCACGGCGAGAAACGGGAGTTCGAACGCGAACAGCGCACCTGCTGCAGCCAACCCGGGACGCTCGACGACGAGGCGTAATCGACGGTAGACGGGCCGGGCGGCGTAGTAGATGAATAACCCGAAGACGAACGTCCCGACGTACGAGTACAGCACCACCCCGAGTGTTCCGCCGAGTGCAACAGTGAGCGCCCACCAGAGTGTTCGCGAACGCTCGAAGTCCATCTCGTCAATCATGCTGACGCCCTCTTGTCGTGTTGGACGGCCCTAGCCGCACTCGATGGAGACGGGTGTTCCGGCGGTCCGACGGCCTCGCGAATACGCTCCCGGCACCCATTCGTCTCCTCGAAGCCCGTGTTCGATATGGTTTCGTAGCCCGGTCCGCGAGGTGGGCTCTCGACGACTGTCCTGCCGTCCCGACATCGGTATTCCACCGGGCTACCGGGACGTGACCCCATCACAGTCAGTCGATGTGGGATGCAATCAGATAAGACATGTGGCGGATTCTACACGACTCGGGTCACGTCGGCAGACCAGTTTATATCCACCGTCGGCCGACATCCTGGTCCGAACTGGAGTAGCAACCGCCGCTACCCTCGCGGTGTCGAACGAGCGCCGGTCAGGCGACGGGTTCCGTCGGCCCCGAGAACACGTCGAGAATCGACTGGGGCGTCTGGTCTGGCGAGAAGAGCGTGACGATGTCGCCAGGCAGGATTTCGGTGTCGCCTTTCGGCGTCAGCACCTCGTCGTCGCGTTCGATACCGACGACCAGAACGTCGCCGGACAGTATTCCCTCGTTATCGGCCTCAGAGAGTGTTTTACCAGCGATTTCGGCGCCGTCTCCCACCGAGACTTCCGTCACTTCGGCGCCGCCGGTGAGGCTCACGAAGTCGGCGATTGACGAGCCGATACTGCCGTCCTCCGGACCGAACGGTTCGTAGGGCTGTGTCGACTCCCACTGGAGGATGCTCTCCTCTTCGATTTCGAGGCCGAGACTCGAAATCTCGCCGGCGATGTGCGAGAGTGACTGCGTGTCGGTCCCGATACCGGTGATATGCAGGTTTCGCTTCCCCGCCATGAGCTGTCGCACGTTCACCACGCCGGTGATGTCGAGCGCTCGTTTGGCCAGTCGCCCGCGCTCGGAGACGGGTGCAGTACAGATATAGAGGTTCACCAGTCGGTCCTCGACGCGTTCGTAGTCGACATCGGCGTGATAGCCCGTGATCAATCCGTGTTCTTCGAGCTGGCCGATACGGTTCCGAATCGTCCCCGCGCTCACGTCCATCTCGTCGGCGATCATCGGTGCCGACGTGTTGCGAGCGTCGGCCGTCAGATAGTAGAGTATCCGCTTGTCGATTTCGTCGACGCGATAGTCCATACCCTTCCCCTTTCTCACCCACGGACATAATCCGTGCGGGTTATGGGGTCCAACTGGTCAGTCGGCGTCGTCAGTCGGTGGCACCGATGTACGACCAGACGAGCTCTGGGTCCCCGTCGGCGTTCGTCGTGGGGCGCACGGTGAAACTCTGCCGCGTCGGGTCACCTTCGGCCGTCTCGATGTCGACGACGAACTCCGTGTCTCGGGGCCGAACGTCGGTAATCGTCCCCCGAGTGATGTCCTGCAGAACGTCTCGAACGCGGTCCTCGCTCACCGACGCTGGCGACTCGAAGTACTGCTTCACGGTACGGGCAGCGTCGACCGTTGGCGTCTCTTCGTCGTCCGGAACGGGATGCGGGTTGTCATCAGCCATAGATGGTGGCTCTCGCGTCTCGCGGGAACCGTAAATCTCCCAATACGTTACGGATTGATAAATATAATGCACCTATTTTATCGTAAGAGAAATTTAGAACCCCTTATTTTCGGAATAACTAAGTACATCCGTTCGTGTTGGGTAGTTGGGGTGAGTCCGTAACGGTCCGCGCGTGCGGACCTGCGGAATTTTGATCGACGGTCGATTTCCGATACGTAGTCGACCCTCCGGTAAGTGGGGCAATATAATTCGCTTCGAGAATTCTAATACTTAAGTGAGGTGTGGATTCAGAAGATATAACCGATATTGTCCGAAATCGCTCCGCAAGGATGTACATCATCATCGTCGGCGCGGGCGACATCGGCACCCCGTTAATCGACATCGCGACCCGTTCCGGCAACGAGGTCGTGGTCGTCGAGACGGATTCGGGGAAGGCCGACCGGGTCGCCGGGGCGTACGACTGTCTGGTCCTGAACGCCGACGCGACGACGAAGGGCACCCTCGAAGATGCGGGCGCCGAACAGGCGGACGCCATCATCTCGACGACCGACCAAGACGCCATCAACGTCATGGTCTGCCTGCTCTCCCAGGAGTTCGGCATCCCCGCCATCCTCTCGGTGGTCCACAACCCCGAGCACATGAGCCTCTTCGAGCAGATTGGGGTGAACACGATGGAGAACCCCCAGCAGCTCATCGCCGAGTACCTGTACCGCGCCGTCGCGCGACCGGCAATCGTCGATTACATGCGCATCGGTGAGGAGGCGGAGGTGTTCGAGATCACCGTCACCGGGGACGCGCCCATCGCCGGCAAGACGCTGAACGAAGCCGCGGAAGTGGGGTTGCTCTCGGCCGATATCCTCGTCGTCGCCATCGACCGTGAAGGCGCGGGACAGCCAATCACACCCCGCGGCGACACCGAAATCGAGGTCGGCGACCTCCTGACGGTCTACTCCGGTATCGGCGCCGAACCGGAGGTCACCGACGTGTTCGGTCACTACGAGGACCGGACGGAGTGATGAGATGACGACGCACCCAGCACGTCGCCGACGCGAGCGCCGGCGGCCGTGCGGGCAGTCTCGGGCGAGACGGCACGTCGACGACCCATGAACGAGGACCTCGAGACGATTGGCCGAGACTTGGGGCGGATGCTACAGGCGCTCGCGGGGATGATGGTGCTCTCGATACTCGCCCCCCTCGTCTGGCGCGAATTCTACGCGATTCCCGCGTTGCTTGTCTCGGCGGCACTCGCCTTTGGAGTCGGCCGATCGCTGTCGTATCGCTTCCGTGACGCCGACGACCCGTCGAAGCTCCACGGACTGATGGTCGCTGCGACGGGATGGCTGTTCGTCGCGCTCTTCGGTTCCCTCCCGTTCCTCCTGGTCGCGTGGACGATTGCCCTCGACCCCGTACTGCTCGAGACGCCGACCCTGACCGGTCGGGCGGCCGCGACCGTTGGCGCCTTTCGTGACCCGCTCAACGCGCTCTTCGAGTCGATGAGTGGCTTCACCGGCACCGGACTGACGATGACGGACGATGAGGCGGCGCTCCCGCACACACTCCAGTGGTGGCGAACGTTCATCGAGTGGGTCGGGGGCGTCGGCGTTATCGTACTCACGACGGCGATTCTCTCCCGTCCCGGCAGCGGGTCGCTGACGCTGTACGAGAGCGAAGCGCGTTCCGAGAAAATCCACCCCAGCGTCGTCTCGACGGTGCGGACCATCTGGTGGATCTTCATCCTGTTTACCTTCCTCGCGATTCTCCTGTTGTGGCTAGCCGGGATGCCCCTCTGGGGCGCAATCAACCACGCCATGACGGGGCTGGCAACGGGCGGATTCTCCATCACGGACAACTCCATCGCGACATACGACAGCGTCGCCATCGACGTCGCTCTTCTCCCGATCATGACCCTCGGCAGCATTGCCTTCCCGATTCACTATCTCATGCTCCAGGGCGACCTGAAGAACCTGTACACGGATCTCCAGACGCGATGGGTGATTGGTTTCTTCGTCGGTGGCTCGCTCTTCCTCTCGACGATCGTGTACGACGCGGGGACGTACGACTCGGCGTTCGCTGCCGTTCGGTACAGCGCCTTCCAGTTCGTCTCGGCGATGTCCTGCACCGGATTTCAGACGGCCGTCGATGCGACCAACGTCGCCCTTGGCCGGTGGCCCACTGCGGCACAACTCACCGTCACCGTCGGGATGGTCGTCGGGGCGGCCGCCGGGTCGACCGTCGGCGGTATCAAACTCGTTCGGCTGGCGACGCTCATCAAGGGCGTCAGCTACCGCATCACCGACGTGTTCTACCCCGATACTGCCGTCCGACGACTCGAAATCGACGACCGTCGGCTGGCCGACGAGGCGGCCAACCGGGAGTTCGAGGAAGCGGCAATCATCTCCTTTCTCTGGGTGGCCTTCCTCGGTCTGGGCGTGTTCGTCCTCCTGTTCATCCTGCCACCGGACGAGTACACGCTGGAGAACGTGCTCTTCGAGGTGGCGAGCGCACAAGGGAACGTCGGTCTCTCCGTCGGTATCACCGGCCCCGCGATGCCCGCACTCGGGAAAGTAATGTTCCTGTTCAACATGTGGATCGGTCGATTGGAGATCATCCCCGTCCTGGTGTTGCTTCGCGCCGCCTTCACGCGAGGTGGGGTGTACCGATGACGCCCGCGCGACTGCCGCTGCTGGAACAGATACTCGAGAGCGGGGCAGACGACCGAGTCTTCGACGGCCTCCTCGTCGTCGGCCCGGCCGTCATCGCGCTGATTGCCGCGTTCGGGCGGTCTCCGGCGACTATCGCACTCGCCGCGGGCTACATCGTCGCGTTCCTCTCGCACACGTGCGCGAAGGCGGTCCGGTGACCTGACTCGACGCTCGGCCAAACTGCGGTTTGAGTCTTCCCGACACCTATGTCGGTGGCGGCGGCATCGTCGGATATGGATTTAGACGCATTCACTCGGTCCAACGCTCCCGAAGACGGCGAGGACGGCTTTCAGAAGGAGAACAACCGCCTGCTGGACGTTCCCCTCGACGGCACGGTGATGGTCAAAGCCGGGTCGATGGTGGCGTACACCGGCGACGTCACCTTCACGGGCAAGTCGTCGGCCGAAGGCGGCATCACCGGCTTCGTGAAAGAAGCCGTCAGCGGCGAAGGGACACCAATCATGGAGGCGACCGGGAACGGTCACCTGTACGTCGCCGAACAGAGCAAGAAAGTACAGGTGCTCTCACTCGACGAGGGAGAGGGCATCTCCGTCAACGGCGACGACGTACTCGCGTTCGAGTCGAGCGTCAATTACGAAATCAACACCGTCAGCAGCATCTCGGGCATGGCCGCCGGCGGCCTGACGAACGTCTACCTCACCGGTCCCGGCGAGGTGGCCATCTCGACACACGGCGACCCACTGGTCATCACGCCCCCGGTGTACACCGACCCCGACGCGACGGTCGCGTGGAGCGCCGACCTCTCGCCGTCGTTCGAGACGAACAAGACGTTGGAAATCGGGCAGACCTCCGGCGAAGGCATCCAGATGGCGTTCACCGGCTCGGAGGGGTTCGTCGTCGTCCAGCCGAACGAGGAAGGCTCCGTGACGCAGGCGCAGTGAAACCTGACGGCGGACGCGAGCGATTCAGGGCTTGATGTACCCGTAGCCGGCGTCCTGCAGACGCGCGAGTTCACCGACGCCCGACGGCACGACTTCGACGCCGTCGACGAGGTCAGCCTCGGTGATGCCGGCGCCCCGAATCGTGTTCCGGCACTGTTTGATGGCGACGCCGCGGTCGAGGAGCTGTTCCACCCGCTCCCGTTCCGGCGATTCCTCTGTGACGAGTACGAGGCCGCCGCTGTTCGTGACGAGAGCGACGTCGTCGACGGTAACCGTCTCGTCGTCGAGGAGGTTCGCGATGTTCGACACGGTCCGAGCGTGGAGCTTGGCGTCGTCGGTCGAGTGGTGGAAGACGACTCGCATGGCGACGCTACGGTCGACGGAAGGAAAAGAGCGGGGCCTACTACGCGGGCGAGACATCGGAGAGACGCTCAGACGACGAGAATAGCGGCGACGACGAGGAGAACGCCGGCCAGTGCGACCCGCAGTCGGTGGGCTGACACGCGGTGAGCGACGCGCCAGCCGACGACCACGCCGACGAGCTGCGGGACGCCGACCAGAATCGCGGTCGGAACGTCCACGGCGCCGACGGTGGCGTAGCCGACCGTGGCGAACAGCGCGAGGAATATCGACTGGACCTGTGCGACGGCGACCGCTCGGAGCATCGGCATCCCCAAGACGACGAGCACCGGGACGGCGACCACCGGCCCGCCGACGCCGAGCAACCCGCTCAACACGCCGACGCCGCCGCCGACGCCGGCCAAGATACCGCGGCGACGCTCCGACGCAGACAGCGGCCCGTTCGGGTCGAGGCCGACCAGTTCGCGATAAGCGATGAGTACGCCGACGCCGGCGAGAAACGCCGCCAGCAGGACGCCGAAGACGCGGTCGCCGACGAGCAAGTTGAGTCGCGTACCCGCTAGC
Proteins encoded in this window:
- a CDS encoding PD-(D/E)XK nuclease family protein → MPFPRAKPVDDLYEDIAEYDLVVVPDAPLASALNRRLDRPHLGAFAITPRRLAAGRREEAEDRIAFLELVEETDIDWKRGAYAIGNILQCWEHQGRLDAILDYDAYVDDATRQAVEYIADLETTSSQLTEYRIDDDQDVAVVGYDQLTQLERSILPDEYDTYDTFDDRAFDRPPFHIFDSSTAIVDTVVDAVTRENADDVAVVLDQGSEFSALVESALEAADIPFYGGPGFVDDPDHRAFVQLLRAAHGGTDTRIGEIRPLLARLDSAVDVEHDEKRLYELDDPALDWVVDFCDRISDRTFTEALGSFEGRTGRRLDAFRDELETLGIDDTPATEPAVDRLVFYLQSYEVPVDRENEGVLLADAKSAAYVDRPVVFYLGLDEDWTHSAPRRPWVDRDAQYTRNIQQFQLLLQSGATQYYLVQDANGGSPVTPCLYFEELLDEEFERFSDLDSQTHSRRFDRTGEGFEKRPVDATTTEVSAISQSSLSTYVNSPRDHFFGRLVDGPDKDYFREGNLFHDFAEFYVTHPEFVDEAVIDDAVEHVLDETRPFVRSVDEATRRTKYRAGLETIVAFFEENAPVDGEFLTATSDWGTNAFAERFDRPVDSPVTERWFENDDLGVKGKIDLIHSPSQLVDHKSGRRKSASQIVTNSALDPPSDSPNFQALLYLTHWRSQYPDRELEFTFFHFLETLDDVVAGEADLDDTLTTVSYYPETFEAYVRSEAFFDELVEDGANKCQKTLSQVEYEDYAEVFAETDLPETTDSDELIDSAFGQTLTARMKDCVGDYKYVERGCKQAMRQLTRVRGRAFFEDDLDAFEVFVDERLAELNRRRAGEERFPIDGLGGEPNYRYVDNRDLLLEEDR
- a CDS encoding ADP-ribosylglycohydrolase family protein, producing the protein MNRNRARGILLGLACGDALGRPVEFSSAAAIETEHGRLDEMVGHGTWNQPAGTITDDTEQALCIARSLVERQEFDPTDIADRFVAWFDSGPFDIGRMTMRSLSRLKQGDEWDEAGQRVWEDSLEGQNAGNGSVMRCAPLAIPYATDRPRLVAVSRQSSQITHADPRCTYGCAILNLTLAGLLDGANFPLRDALDDVGSEAPAELVAALEPLAGGDAPETLETSGYVVHSLQTALHDGLFAESAEDAIVTAVNRGGDTDTIGAIAGAVAGARFGAAALPDGWLRPIDEADELETLAEQLVESA
- a CDS encoding AI-2E family transporter, which gives rise to MIDEMDFERSRTLWWALTVALGGTLGVVLYSYVGTFVFGLFIYYAARPVYRRLRLVVERPGLAAAGALFAFELPFLAVTGYLLFLAVRELERYAGAGAQVVAWVLPIPTTELERAIDSPRTYVSSFDVASLTEVISTGGDVLGPIATFVLHFSLAIALAFYLLRDGDRIANWFHDEVGHDSALSTYASLVDRDFQVVCFGNIRTVVVVALLALGVYNGLNVLAPPGLKIPIPNVLALLTGVATLVPIVVGKIVYIPTTAYLAVVAIESDPQTLWFPIVVAVVALLVLDLFPIMVVRPAFAGQSTHRGAMMFSYIFGGLLFNWYGVFLGPLLLIATIHLVRVGLSELAHGDHITAEITTAHGLGSMPRPDGDPPDETTGDTDTAAE
- a CDS encoding Lrp/AsnC family transcriptional regulator — protein: MDYRVDEIDKRILYYLTADARNTSAPMIADEMDVSAGTIRNRIGQLEEHGLITGYHADVDYERVEDRLVNLYICTAPVSERGRLAKRALDITGVVNVRQLMAGKRNLHITGIGTDTQSLSHIAGEISSLGLEIEEESILQWESTQPYEPFGPEDGSIGSSIADFVSLTGGAEVTEVSVGDGAEIAGKTLSEADNEGILSGDVLVVGIERDDEVLTPKGDTEILPGDIVTLFSPDQTPQSILDVFSGPTEPVA
- a CDS encoding potassium channel family protein encodes the protein MYIIIVGAGDIGTPLIDIATRSGNEVVVVETDSGKADRVAGAYDCLVLNADATTKGTLEDAGAEQADAIISTTDQDAINVMVCLLSQEFGIPAILSVVHNPEHMSLFEQIGVNTMENPQQLIAEYLYRAVARPAIVDYMRIGEEAEVFEITVTGDAPIAGKTLNEAAEVGLLSADILVVAIDREGAGQPITPRGDTEIEVGDLLTVYSGIGAEPEVTDVFGHYEDRTE
- a CDS encoding TrkH family potassium uptake protein, which gives rise to MNEDLETIGRDLGRMLQALAGMMVLSILAPLVWREFYAIPALLVSAALAFGVGRSLSYRFRDADDPSKLHGLMVAATGWLFVALFGSLPFLLVAWTIALDPVLLETPTLTGRAAATVGAFRDPLNALFESMSGFTGTGLTMTDDEAALPHTLQWWRTFIEWVGGVGVIVLTTAILSRPGSGSLTLYESEARSEKIHPSVVSTVRTIWWIFILFTFLAILLLWLAGMPLWGAINHAMTGLATGGFSITDNSIATYDSVAIDVALLPIMTLGSIAFPIHYLMLQGDLKNLYTDLQTRWVIGFFVGGSLFLSTIVYDAGTYDSAFAAVRYSAFQFVSAMSCTGFQTAVDATNVALGRWPTAAQLTVTVGMVVGAAAGSTVGGIKLVRLATLIKGVSYRITDVFYPDTAVRRLEIDDRRLADEAANREFEEAAIISFLWVAFLGLGVFVLLFILPPDEYTLENVLFEVASAQGNVGLSVGITGPAMPALGKVMFLFNMWIGRLEIIPVLVLLRAAFTRGGVYR
- a CDS encoding AIM24 family protein yields the protein MDLDAFTRSNAPEDGEDGFQKENNRLLDVPLDGTVMVKAGSMVAYTGDVTFTGKSSAEGGITGFVKEAVSGEGTPIMEATGNGHLYVAEQSKKVQVLSLDEGEGISVNGDDVLAFESSVNYEINTVSSISGMAAGGLTNVYLTGPGEVAISTHGDPLVITPPVYTDPDATVAWSADLSPSFETNKTLEIGQTSGEGIQMAFTGSEGFVVVQPNEEGSVTQAQ
- a CDS encoding DsrE family protein, encoding MRVVFHHSTDDAKLHARTVSNIANLLDDETVTVDDVALVTNSGGLVLVTEESPERERVEQLLDRGVAIKQCRNTIRGAGITEADLVDGVEVVPSGVGELARLQDAGYGYIKP
- a CDS encoding sulfite exporter TauE/SafE family protein — encoded protein: MTPLLAAGLVGIALVAGVGITTVGPGGVFVTAALYELTPLSSAAVAGTASATFVATGLVGSSAYVRSGELTAGRTREAAAVLSGAGIAGALAGTRLNLLVGDRVFGVLLAAFLAGVGVLIAYRELVGLDPNGPLSASERRRGILAGVGGGVGVLSGLLGVGGPVVAVPVLVVLGMPMLRAVAVAQVQSIFLALFATVGYATVGAVDVPTAILVGVPQLVGVVVGWRVAHRVSAHRLRVALAGVLLVVAAILVV